One segment of Mycobacterium spongiae DNA contains the following:
- a CDS encoding glycosyltransferase family 2 protein, with the protein MSSDAVTVVLPCLNEEESLPGVLAAIPACYRALVVDNRSTDNTTAVAERHGARVVAEPRAGYGSAVHAGVVAARTPIVAVIDADGSMDPGDLPRLVAELERGADMVTGRRRPVPGLHWPWVARLGTVVMSWRLRSRHGLPVHDIAPMRVARREALLNLGVTDRRSGYPLELLVRAAASGWRVVELDIAYGPRTGGKSKVSGSLRGSIIAILDFWKVIS; encoded by the coding sequence ATGTCCAGCGATGCGGTGACGGTGGTCTTGCCCTGTCTGAACGAAGAAGAGTCCCTACCGGGGGTGCTGGCCGCGATTCCGGCCTGCTACCGGGCGCTGGTGGTGGACAACAGGAGCACGGACAACACCACCGCAGTAGCCGAGCGCCACGGTGCCCGGGTAGTGGCGGAACCGCGGGCCGGGTACGGCTCGGCTGTACACGCCGGCGTCGTCGCGGCGAGGACGCCCATCGTTGCGGTGATCGATGCCGATGGGTCGATGGATCCCGGTGACTTGCCCCGATTGGTCGCCGAACTCGAAAGGGGCGCGGACATGGTGACCGGCCGCCGGCGTCCGGTGCCCGGCTTGCACTGGCCGTGGGTCGCCCGCCTGGGAACCGTGGTGATGAGCTGGCGATTGCGTTCCCGTCACGGCCTGCCGGTGCACGACATCGCGCCCATGCGGGTTGCCCGCCGGGAAGCACTGCTGAATCTGGGGGTCACGGATCGACGGTCCGGGTACCCGCTGGAACTTCTAGTTCGCGCCGCAGCCTCGGGCTGGCGCGTCGTCGAGCTGGACATCGCCTACGGTCCCAGGACCGGCGGCAAGTCCAAGGTCAGCGGCTCGCTGCGCGGCAGCATCATCGCCATCCTGGACTTTTGGAAGGTGATCTCGTGA
- a CDS encoding TIGR04282 family arsenosugar biosynthesis glycosyltransferase translates to MSCLPVTVLVVAKAPEPGLAKTRLAAAVGEQVAADIAAAALLDTLDAVAAAPVTARVVALTGDLDSAACAPEIRRRLQCFTVVGQRGDSFADRLANAHADAADGNPVLQIGMDTPQVTPELLAECASRLLTAPALLGLACDGGWWVLGVRTAAMAECLRTVPMSQPDTGRLTLKALSDRGIDVSTVQILADFDRVGDLAGVRDACHPESRFARATWAAGL, encoded by the coding sequence GTGAGCTGCCTGCCAGTGACCGTGCTGGTGGTCGCCAAAGCCCCGGAACCCGGCCTGGCCAAAACACGGCTCGCCGCAGCGGTTGGCGAGCAGGTCGCCGCTGATATCGCCGCCGCTGCGCTGCTCGATACGTTGGACGCGGTCGCCGCGGCGCCGGTGACCGCGCGGGTGGTCGCGCTGACGGGTGACCTGGATAGCGCCGCTTGCGCCCCCGAGATCCGCCGCCGGCTGCAATGTTTCACGGTAGTTGGCCAGCGCGGTGACAGCTTTGCCGACCGGCTTGCCAATGCGCATGCCGATGCCGCTGACGGGAATCCGGTGCTGCAAATCGGGATGGACACGCCACAGGTGACACCCGAGTTACTGGCCGAATGCGCGAGTCGCCTGCTCACTGCGCCGGCCCTGCTCGGGTTGGCCTGTGACGGCGGCTGGTGGGTACTTGGGGTACGCACTGCAGCGATGGCGGAGTGTCTGCGCACCGTCCCGATGTCGCAGCCGGACACTGGGCGACTCACGCTAAAAGCTCTGTCTGACAGAGGCATTGATGTATCTACCGTACAGATACTGGCTGATTTCGACCGCGTTGGCGACCTCGCCGGGGTCCGCGACGCCTGCCATCCCGAGAGTCGCTTCGCCCGAGCGACCTGGGCGGCCGGGCTCTGA
- the menE gene encoding o-succinylbenzoate--CoA ligase, which translates to MRRVLDGADSAVVPVPERDSPVLRALRVGESIDDDVALVVTTSGTTGSPKGAMLTAAALTASAVATHDRLGGPGSWLLALPPHHIAGLQVLVRSVVAGSTPVELDVSGGFDVTELPSAVARLGPGRRYASLVSAQLAKALDDSAAAAALAELDAVLIGGGPAPRPVLRAAASAGIAVVRTYGMSETAGGCVYDGVPLAGVRLRVLPDARIAIGGVTLAKGYRNPVDPDPFADPGWFHTDDVGDLDDSGVLTVAGRADDAISTGGLTVLPQLVETALCSHPAVRECAVFGLADDRLGQRVVAAVVVAAGHLPPTLDAMRAHAARTLDITAAPRELHCVTELPLRGIGKVDRSALQRRFTASAES; encoded by the coding sequence TTGCGCCGGGTTCTGGACGGTGCTGACTCGGCAGTGGTTCCGGTCCCCGAGCGCGACAGTCCCGTGTTGCGTGCGTTGCGAGTAGGAGAGAGCATCGACGACGACGTCGCCCTGGTAGTGACGACGTCGGGAACCACCGGCTCGCCCAAGGGGGCGATGCTGACCGCCGCCGCGCTGACGGCCAGCGCGGTGGCCACCCACGACCGACTCGGCGGTCCGGGCAGCTGGCTCTTGGCGTTGCCGCCGCATCACATCGCCGGCCTACAGGTGCTGGTGCGCAGCGTGGTGGCCGGTTCCACGCCCGTCGAGTTGGATGTCTCGGGTGGCTTCGACGTTACCGAGCTGCCGAGCGCGGTAGCACGATTGGGGCCCGGGCGACGGTACGCGTCGCTCGTCTCCGCCCAGTTGGCCAAGGCGCTCGACGACTCTGCCGCGGCGGCGGCTTTGGCCGAGTTGGACGCGGTATTGATCGGTGGCGGACCGGCGCCACGCCCGGTTCTGCGGGCCGCCGCGTCAGCGGGAATCGCGGTGGTCCGCACCTACGGGATGAGCGAGACCGCCGGGGGCTGCGTCTACGATGGCGTCCCGTTGGCCGGAGTCCGGTTGCGGGTGCTACCCGACGCGCGCATCGCGATCGGCGGCGTGACACTCGCGAAGGGCTATCGCAACCCGGTCGATCCCGACCCGTTCGCCGACCCGGGCTGGTTCCACACCGACGATGTCGGTGACCTCGATGATTCAGGTGTCCTGACCGTGGCAGGCCGTGCCGACGACGCGATCAGCACCGGCGGGTTGACCGTCCTCCCCCAGCTCGTCGAGACCGCATTGTGCAGCCACCCGGCGGTGCGTGAGTGTGCGGTCTTCGGACTTGCCGACGACCGATTGGGTCAGCGAGTGGTCGCCGCGGTGGTGGTCGCCGCGGGCCACCTACCACCGACGCTCGACGCCATGCGCGCACACGCCGCGCGGACTCTCGATATCACCGCGGCGCCCCGGGAACTGCATTGCGTGACCGAGCTCCCGCTGCGCGGTATCGGCAAGGTCGATCGGTCCGCGTTGCAGCGGCGATTTACCGCCAGCGCCGAGAGCTGA
- a CDS encoding DUF3349 domain-containing protein, translating into MNRFLTSIVSWLRAGYPEGIPPTDYFAVLALLSRRLSNDEVKAVAAQLMRRGEFDRIDVGVVITHVTDNLPSPEDMQRVRTRLAAKGWPLDDVRDGEDHP; encoded by the coding sequence GTGAACCGGTTTCTTACCTCGATCGTCTCTTGGCTGCGCGCGGGCTACCCCGAGGGGATTCCGCCGACCGACTACTTCGCGGTGCTGGCCCTACTCTCCCGGCGACTGAGCAACGACGAGGTCAAGGCGGTGGCCGCCCAACTGATGCGGCGCGGCGAGTTCGACCGGATCGACGTTGGCGTAGTGATCACCCACGTCACCGACAACTTGCCGTCACCAGAGGACATGCAGCGGGTGCGCACCCGGTTGGCCGCCAAAGGCTGGCCCCTCGATGACGTGCGCGACGGCGAGGACCACCCATAG
- a CDS encoding inorganic phosphate transporter: MNLQLFLLIVVVITALVFDFTNGFHDTGNAMATSIASGALAPKAAVTLSAVLNLVGAFLSTAVAATIAKGLIDANLVTLELVFAGLVGGIVWNLLTWLLGIPSSSSHALVGGIVGATIAAVGLHGVIWRGITSKVLIPAVIAAVLAVAISAISTSLVYRLARGVPEKRTNAGFRYGQWGSASLVSLAHGTNDAQKTMGVIFLALMSYGAVSTSASVPPLWVVVSCAVAIAFGTYLGGWRIIRTLGKGLVEIQSPQGMAAESSSAAVILLSAHFGYALSTTQVCTGSVLGSGVGKPGAEVRWGIAGRMAVAWLVTLPLAGLVGAITYWIVHLIGGYPGAIIGFSLLVAVAAAIYQQSRKAKVDHKNVNAEWEGSLTAGLDNAQEPTSNGKPPAPPMPQPDGRAPKVGTDGAVTTARNS; the protein is encoded by the coding sequence GTGAACCTCCAGTTGTTCCTCTTGATCGTTGTCGTCATCACCGCATTGGTGTTTGACTTCACCAACGGCTTCCACGACACCGGCAACGCCATGGCGACCTCCATCGCCAGCGGCGCGCTCGCGCCCAAGGCCGCGGTGACACTGTCAGCCGTACTCAACCTGGTGGGTGCGTTCCTGTCGACAGCGGTCGCGGCGACGATTGCCAAGGGTCTGATCGACGCGAACCTGGTCACACTCGAACTGGTCTTCGCCGGCCTGGTGGGCGGCATCGTCTGGAACCTGTTGACCTGGCTGCTCGGCATTCCGTCGAGTTCCTCGCACGCTCTGGTCGGCGGCATCGTCGGGGCCACCATCGCCGCCGTGGGCTTGCACGGGGTGATCTGGAGGGGCATCACCTCCAAAGTGCTCATCCCGGCTGTCATTGCCGCGGTGCTGGCCGTCGCCATCTCGGCGATTTCCACCTCGCTGGTCTACCGGCTGGCCCGTGGTGTCCCGGAGAAACGCACCAACGCTGGCTTCCGGTACGGCCAGTGGGGTTCAGCCTCCTTGGTCTCGCTCGCGCACGGCACCAACGACGCCCAAAAGACGATGGGCGTGATCTTCCTGGCGCTGATGTCCTACGGAGCAGTCAGCACTTCAGCCAGCGTTCCGCCGCTATGGGTTGTCGTGTCCTGCGCGGTAGCCATCGCATTCGGCACCTACCTGGGCGGGTGGCGCATCATCCGCACCCTGGGCAAGGGGCTCGTCGAGATCCAGTCCCCGCAAGGAATGGCGGCTGAGTCGTCATCGGCCGCGGTGATTCTGCTGTCCGCGCACTTCGGCTACGCGTTGTCCACGACGCAGGTCTGCACCGGTTCGGTGCTGGGCAGCGGAGTGGGCAAGCCCGGCGCCGAGGTGCGCTGGGGGATAGCCGGGCGGATGGCGGTCGCTTGGCTGGTCACGCTTCCGTTGGCTGGGCTCGTCGGCGCGATCACCTACTGGATCGTGCACCTCATCGGCGGATACCCCGGCGCGATCATCGGCTTTTCCCTGTTGGTCGCGGTAGCGGCCGCCATCTACCAGCAATCCCGCAAGGCGAAAGTCGACCACAAGAACGTCAACGCCGAATGGGAGGGCAGCTTGACCGCCGGTCTCGACAACGCTCAGGAGCCGACTTCGAATGGAAAGCCGCCCGCACCTCCGATGCCGCAACCCGATGGTCGCGCACCGAAGGTGGGCACGGACGGCGCGGTGACGACCGCGAGGAACAGCTGA
- a CDS encoding VOC family protein has translation MEILASRMLLRPADYQRSLSFYRDEIGLAIARDYGAGTVFFAGQSLLELAGFGTPDHSRGPFPGALWLQVRDLEATQSELIARGVSIAREARREPWGLHEMHVTDPDGVTLIFIEVPPDHPLRRDTRGERRGTSG, from the coding sequence ATGGAGATTCTGGCCAGTCGGATGCTGCTTCGGCCGGCTGACTATCAGCGGTCGTTGAGCTTCTACCGCGACGAGATCGGGTTGGCGATCGCTCGTGACTACGGTGCGGGCACAGTGTTTTTCGCCGGCCAGTCGCTCCTCGAACTGGCCGGATTCGGGACACCCGATCACTCCCGCGGGCCATTCCCCGGCGCGCTGTGGCTGCAGGTGCGTGACCTGGAGGCCACCCAGTCCGAGCTGATAGCTCGGGGGGTGTCGATCGCGCGCGAGGCGCGGCGCGAACCTTGGGGCCTGCACGAGATGCACGTAACCGACCCGGATGGCGTCACGTTGATCTTCATCGAGGTGCCCCCCGATCACCCGCTGCGCCGGGACACCCGAGGTGAACGTCGGGGAACATCTGGTTAA
- a CDS encoding maleylpyruvate isomerase family mycothiol-dependent enzyme, with the protein MSDVWSTISAERGALAADLANLTSSQWDAPSLCTRWTVRDVVAHLSATASLNPPKFFLGMARAGFNFDRFANAQIAKQRGPDAAVTLSTFGGLQHSTSAPPGPKISWLGEVMIHGEDIRRPLGISHTYPTEAVRQVIDFYKGSNLLIGSKSRVAGLTLNATDDAWQHGQGDPKTAGVEGPLLSLLLAMTGRGAACDDLTGPGAETLRRRCPS; encoded by the coding sequence ATGTCTGATGTCTGGAGCACGATCTCTGCCGAGCGCGGCGCACTCGCCGCAGACCTCGCCAACCTGACGTCATCGCAATGGGACGCGCCGTCACTGTGCACGCGCTGGACGGTCCGCGACGTCGTCGCGCATCTGTCGGCGACCGCCTCGCTGAACCCACCCAAGTTCTTCCTCGGTATGGCCAGGGCGGGGTTCAACTTCGACCGGTTCGCGAATGCACAGATCGCGAAGCAGCGCGGCCCCGATGCTGCCGTCACCCTCAGCACGTTCGGCGGCTTGCAGCATTCCACCTCCGCACCTCCGGGCCCGAAGATCTCCTGGCTCGGCGAGGTCATGATCCACGGCGAGGACATCCGTCGTCCCTTGGGTATCTCGCACACCTACCCCACCGAAGCGGTTCGGCAGGTGATCGACTTCTACAAGGGCTCCAACCTGCTCATCGGCTCGAAGAGCCGAGTCGCCGGACTCACCTTGAACGCCACCGACGACGCATGGCAACACGGGCAGGGTGACCCCAAAACAGCCGGAGTCGAGGGCCCCCTCCTGTCCCTACTGCTGGCCATGACCGGCCGCGGCGCGGCGTGCGACGACCTCACCGGTCCCGGTGCGGAGACCCTGCGCCGCCGGTGCCCGTCGTGA
- a CDS encoding SDR family oxidoreductase: MSKSPLRRLTEHIALTGMRPPISPQLLINRPAMTPVGLDGKRILLTGASSGIGAAAAEQFARHGATVVAVARRPELLDALADRITRAGGRAMSVPCDLSDMDAIDALVADVDERIGGVDILINNAGRSIRRPLAASLERWHDVERTMILNYYAPLRLIRGLAPGMLERGDGHIINVATWGVLSEASPLFSVYNASKAALASVSRVVETEWGGRGVHSTTLYYPLVDTPMIKPTKAYDGMPALSPAEAAGWMVTAARTRPVRIAPRVAVAVNALDSIGPRWVNALMQRRSNRLDS; the protein is encoded by the coding sequence GTGAGCAAGAGCCCGCTTCGCCGGTTGACCGAACACATTGCGCTGACGGGTATGCGGCCGCCGATCTCACCGCAGCTGTTGATCAATCGGCCCGCGATGACGCCGGTCGGCCTCGACGGCAAGCGCATCCTGCTCACGGGCGCTTCGTCGGGCATCGGAGCCGCCGCGGCAGAGCAGTTCGCCCGCCACGGCGCCACGGTGGTTGCGGTCGCCAGGCGCCCGGAGCTGCTGGACGCCCTGGCCGACCGGATCACGAGGGCAGGCGGCAGAGCAATGTCGGTGCCATGCGACCTTTCGGATATGGACGCAATCGACGCGCTGGTTGCCGACGTGGACGAGCGCATCGGCGGGGTGGACATCCTCATCAACAACGCCGGTCGGTCCATTCGTCGACCGCTGGCCGCATCGTTGGAACGCTGGCACGACGTCGAGCGAACGATGATCCTCAACTACTACGCTCCGTTGCGGCTGATCCGCGGACTTGCACCGGGCATGCTCGAGCGCGGCGACGGTCACATCATCAACGTCGCGACCTGGGGGGTGCTGTCAGAGGCGTCGCCGCTGTTTTCGGTGTACAACGCATCGAAGGCCGCGCTGGCGTCGGTCAGCCGGGTTGTCGAAACCGAATGGGGAGGTCGGGGCGTGCATTCGACGACGCTGTACTACCCGCTGGTGGACACGCCGATGATCAAACCCACGAAGGCCTACGACGGGATGCCCGCGCTCAGCCCTGCCGAAGCGGCCGGTTGGATGGTGACCGCCGCGCGCACCCGGCCGGTACGAATCGCGCCGCGGGTCGCCGTCGCCGTCAACGCGTTGGACAGCATTGGCCCGCGGTGGGTGAACGCACTCATGCAGCGGCGCAGCAACCGATTGGACAGTTGA
- a CDS encoding 1,4-dihydroxy-2-naphthoyl-CoA synthase, which produces MTNNPFDARAWQLVDGFDDLTDITYHRHVDDATVRVAFNRPEVRNAFRPHTVDELYRVLDHARMSPDVGVVLLTGNGPSPRDGGWAFCSGGDQRIRGRSGYQYASGETADTVDAARAGRLHILEVQRLIRFMPKVVICLVNGWAAGGGHSLHVVCDLTLASREHARFKQTDADVGSFDGGYGSAYLARQVGQKFAREIFFLGRSYTAEQMHQMGAVNAVVDHAQLETVALEWAAEVNAKSPQAQRMLKFAFNLLDDGLVGQQLFAGEATRLAYMTDEAVEGRDAFLEKRAPDWSNYPRYF; this is translated from the coding sequence GTGACCAACAACCCATTCGACGCACGGGCGTGGCAGCTCGTTGACGGCTTCGACGATCTGACCGATATCACCTATCACCGCCACGTCGACGACGCGACGGTGCGGGTGGCCTTCAACCGTCCGGAGGTGCGCAACGCTTTTCGCCCGCACACCGTCGACGAGCTGTATCGGGTGCTCGACCACGCCCGCATGTCCCCCGACGTCGGAGTGGTCCTGCTGACCGGCAACGGGCCCAGCCCGCGCGACGGCGGGTGGGCGTTCTGCTCTGGCGGCGATCAGCGAATTCGCGGGCGGTCCGGGTACCAGTACGCGTCCGGCGAGACCGCGGATACCGTTGATGCGGCTCGCGCAGGCCGGTTGCACATCCTGGAGGTGCAACGGCTGATTCGGTTCATGCCCAAGGTGGTCATCTGCCTGGTGAACGGCTGGGCGGCGGGCGGCGGCCACAGCCTGCACGTGGTGTGCGACCTCACCCTGGCCAGTCGCGAGCATGCTCGCTTCAAGCAGACCGACGCCGATGTCGGCAGCTTCGACGGCGGGTATGGCAGCGCATACTTGGCCCGTCAGGTAGGGCAGAAGTTCGCCCGGGAGATCTTCTTCCTGGGCCGGTCCTACACCGCCGAGCAGATGCACCAGATGGGCGCGGTCAATGCGGTTGTCGACCACGCACAGCTGGAAACCGTAGCACTGGAATGGGCGGCCGAGGTCAACGCCAAATCGCCGCAGGCCCAACGGATGTTGAAGTTCGCGTTCAACCTGCTGGACGATGGTCTGGTAGGTCAGCAGTTGTTCGCCGGTGAGGCAACCCGGCTGGCCTACATGACCGACGAAGCCGTAGAGGGCCGCGACGCATTCCTGGAAAAGCGCGCACCGGACTGGAGCAACTATCCCCGGTATTTCTAG
- the fadD8 gene encoding fatty-acid--CoA ligase FadD8, which translates to MTDELLRNPTHNGHLLVGALKRHKNKPVLFLGDTTLTGGQLADRISQYIQAFEALGAGTGVAVGLLSLNRPEVLMIIGAGQARGFRRTALHPLGSLDDHAYVLSDAGISSLVIDPNPMFVERALGLLEKVDSLKQILTIGPVPDSLQDVAVDLAAEAAKYQPQPLVAADLPPEQIIGLTYTGGTTGKPKGVMGTAQSISTMTSIQLAEWEWPANPRFLMCTPLSHAGAAFFTPTLIKGGEMIVLAKFDPAEVLKVIEDQRITATMLVPSMLYALMDHPDSHTRDLSSLQTVYYGASAINPVRLAEAIRRFGPIFAQYYGQSEAPMVITYLAKTDHDDKRLTSCGRPTLFARVALLGEDGQPVPLGEPGEICVGGPLLAGGYWNLPDETSQTFKDGWLHTGDMAREDEDGFYYIVDRVKDMIVTGGFNVFPREVEDVVAEHAAVAQVCVVGAPDEKWGEAVTAVVVLRSDAARDDASIEAMTAEIQAAVKERKGSVQSPKRVVVVDSLPLTGLGKPDKKAVRARFWEGSGRAVG; encoded by the coding sequence ATGACTGACGAGCTGTTGCGCAATCCGACCCACAACGGCCACCTGCTGGTGGGCGCCCTCAAGCGCCACAAGAACAAGCCGGTGCTGTTCCTCGGCGACACCACGCTGACCGGCGGTCAGCTGGCCGACCGGATCAGCCAGTACATCCAGGCGTTCGAGGCGCTGGGCGCCGGCACCGGGGTCGCGGTCGGTTTGCTGTCGCTCAACCGTCCCGAAGTGCTGATGATCATTGGCGCCGGCCAGGCCCGGGGTTTCCGACGCACCGCGCTGCACCCGCTGGGTTCGCTGGACGATCACGCGTATGTGCTGTCCGATGCCGGCATCAGTTCCTTGGTTATCGACCCCAACCCGATGTTCGTCGAGCGCGCGTTGGGGTTGTTGGAAAAGGTCGACTCGCTCAAACAGATTCTGACGATCGGCCCGGTGCCCGATTCGCTGCAGGATGTGGCTGTCGATCTGGCGGCCGAAGCGGCTAAGTATCAGCCACAGCCGCTGGTCGCCGCCGATCTGCCGCCGGAGCAGATCATCGGCCTGACCTACACCGGCGGCACCACCGGCAAACCCAAGGGGGTGATGGGCACCGCGCAATCGATCTCCACGATGACCTCAATCCAGCTGGCCGAGTGGGAGTGGCCGGCCAACCCCCGGTTCTTGATGTGCACGCCGCTCTCACATGCCGGTGCGGCGTTTTTCACCCCCACTTTGATCAAAGGCGGCGAGATGATCGTGCTGGCCAAGTTTGATCCCGCCGAGGTGCTCAAAGTGATTGAAGATCAACGCATTACGGCGACGATGTTGGTGCCGTCGATGTTGTATGCGCTGATGGACCACCCGGATTCGCACACCCGGGACCTGTCATCGCTGCAGACCGTGTACTACGGCGCCTCGGCGATCAACCCGGTGCGGCTGGCCGAGGCGATTCGCCGGTTCGGTCCGATCTTCGCCCAGTATTACGGGCAGTCCGAAGCGCCGATGGTGATCACCTATCTCGCCAAGACGGACCACGACGACAAACGACTGACCTCATGCGGGCGGCCCACTCTCTTCGCGCGCGTCGCGTTGCTCGGCGAGGATGGCCAGCCGGTGCCACTGGGCGAGCCGGGCGAAATCTGTGTCGGTGGGCCGCTGCTGGCTGGCGGTTACTGGAACTTACCTGACGAGACGTCGCAGACCTTTAAAGACGGATGGCTGCACACCGGCGACATGGCCCGGGAAGACGAGGACGGCTTCTACTACATCGTCGACCGAGTCAAGGACATGATTGTCACTGGCGGATTCAACGTGTTCCCGCGCGAAGTCGAAGACGTCGTCGCCGAACATGCCGCCGTTGCCCAAGTGTGCGTGGTGGGTGCCCCGGACGAGAAATGGGGCGAGGCTGTCACCGCGGTGGTGGTGCTGCGCTCCGACGCGGCGCGCGATGATGCGTCCATTGAGGCCATGACCGCCGAGATCCAGGCCGCGGTCAAGGAACGCAAGGGCTCGGTACAGTCGCCCAAGCGTGTGGTCGTCGTCGACTCGCTACCGTTGACCGGTTTGGGCAAGCCAGACAAGAAGGCCGTCCGGGCACGGTTTTGGGAGGGCTCCGGCCGCGCCGTGGGGTGA
- a CDS encoding amidohydrolase, producing MADAHDADVVITGTVLTVNEARPTAEAIAVADGRIIAVGDQADIAGLVGEATRTIDLGSGCVMPGFVEAHGHPLLEALVLSDRIVDIRPVTIRDAAAVVEAIGAEAAKRGPAGAYALGWDPLLQNGLPEPTLTWLDTIAPDGPLVIFHNSGHKAYFNSAAARRSGLDRDTPDPKGAKYGRDADGELDGTAEETGAVIPLLTEAADPSDYPAMLVAECARLNRAGLTTCSEMAFDPGFRPLVEGLRGELTVRLRTYEISNAHLSTDATPGEGDDMLRQVGIKIWVDGSPWIGNIDLTFPYLDTAATRTIGVPPGSCGHANYTREQLAEIVGAYFPLGWPIACHVHGDAGVDTILDVYEEALRRHPRDDHRLRLEHVGAIQPEQLRRAAELGVTCSIFVDQIHYWGDVVVDGLFGPERGSRWMPAGSAVAAGMRISLHNDPPVTPEEPLRNISVAATRVAPSGRVLAPEERLTVEQAIRAQTIDAAWQLFADDVIGSLEVGKYADMVVLSADPRTVPPEEIADLEVCATFLAGRQVYST from the coding sequence ATGGCCGATGCGCACGATGCGGACGTTGTTATCACCGGAACTGTGCTTACCGTCAACGAGGCCCGGCCAACGGCCGAAGCGATCGCCGTCGCCGACGGCAGGATCATCGCCGTCGGCGACCAAGCTGACATCGCCGGTCTCGTTGGCGAGGCTACCCGCACCATAGACCTGGGTTCCGGCTGCGTCATGCCGGGATTCGTTGAGGCGCACGGTCATCCGTTGCTGGAAGCTCTCGTGCTTTCGGACCGAATCGTGGACATTCGCCCGGTGACGATCCGCGACGCCGCTGCTGTCGTCGAAGCTATCGGTGCCGAGGCGGCCAAGCGGGGGCCCGCCGGCGCCTACGCCCTCGGCTGGGATCCACTACTGCAAAACGGGCTTCCGGAGCCGACGCTGACCTGGCTCGACACCATTGCGCCCGATGGTCCTCTGGTGATCTTCCACAACTCCGGGCACAAGGCCTACTTCAACTCGGCGGCCGCCCGACGGAGTGGTCTCGACCGCGACACACCCGATCCCAAGGGCGCCAAGTACGGCCGCGACGCCGATGGTGAACTCGACGGCACTGCCGAAGAAACTGGCGCGGTGATCCCGCTGCTGACGGAGGCAGCCGATCCCAGCGACTATCCGGCAATGTTGGTTGCCGAGTGTGCCCGGCTCAACCGCGCCGGGCTCACTACATGTTCGGAGATGGCGTTCGATCCGGGGTTTCGGCCCTTGGTCGAAGGGCTCCGCGGTGAGCTCACGGTCCGGCTGCGTACCTACGAGATTTCCAATGCGCATCTGTCCACCGACGCGACGCCGGGTGAGGGCGATGACATGCTGCGCCAGGTGGGCATCAAAATCTGGGTGGACGGCTCTCCCTGGATCGGCAACATTGATCTGACATTTCCGTACTTGGACACCGCGGCCACCCGCACTATCGGTGTGCCGCCGGGATCTTGCGGGCACGCCAACTACACGCGTGAACAGCTGGCAGAGATCGTCGGCGCGTACTTTCCATTGGGGTGGCCGATTGCCTGTCACGTGCACGGCGACGCCGGCGTCGACACCATCCTCGACGTGTACGAAGAGGCGCTGCGTCGACATCCGCGCGACGATCACCGATTGCGACTCGAACACGTCGGCGCTATCCAACCGGAGCAACTTCGGCGGGCCGCCGAGCTTGGCGTCACCTGCAGCATCTTCGTCGACCAGATTCACTACTGGGGTGACGTTGTCGTCGACGGCCTGTTCGGGCCCGAGCGCGGGTCCCGCTGGATGCCGGCAGGGTCGGCAGTCGCCGCGGGCATGCGCATTTCCTTGCACAACGACCCACCGGTCACACCGGAAGAACCACTGCGCAACATCAGTGTGGCCGCGACCCGGGTAGCACCCAGCGGGCGGGTGCTGGCCCCGGAGGAGCGGTTGACGGTCGAGCAGGCGATCCGGGCACAGACCATCGACGCCGCCTGGCAACTGTTTGCCGACGACGTGATCGGCTCGTTGGAGGTCGGCAAGTACGCCGACATGGTGGTGCTGTCGGCAGACCCGCGGACGGTGCCTCCCGAGGAGATCGCCGACCTCGAGGTGTGTGCGACGTTCTTGGCGGGTCGTCAGGTTTACTCCACGTGA